A genome region from Triticum aestivum cultivar Chinese Spring chromosome 2B, IWGSC CS RefSeq v2.1, whole genome shotgun sequence includes the following:
- the LOC123043804 gene encoding uncharacterized protein, which yields MALTVVVVLPSPPPPPPQPEQIVVAVLPSPPPPPPPARVVVVAPALVCLPFVLRVVAFALIYLGFALAWIVSAATAAEVVARRAWGEGSAPFLFLHAVMYGALLALLALDALLLCALCVAYVIAVVSGSTSGFKKSAFGAITGESAAHLFRLLRPAVLGFVVELAFILLALAGLLVEMMSPHVKGSISLGEMVGSVIEDVGIFGMHATVCFLIIPALVLSLWREC from the exons ATGGCGCTGACCGTCGTCGTGGtgctgccctcgccgccgccgccgccgccccagccggaGCAGATCGTCGTCGCGGTGCtgccctcgccgccaccgccgcccccgccggcgcgGGTCGTCGTCGTGGCGCCGGCGCTCGTGTGCCTCCCCTTCGTCCTCCGCGTCGTGGCGTTTGCCCTCATCTACCTGGGCTTCGCGCTTGCGTGGATCGTGTCTGCGGCCACGGCTGCAGAGGTCGTCGCGCGCCGCGCCTGGGGCGAGGGCTCCGCTCCCTTCCTGTTCCTCCATGCGGTCATGTACGGGGCCCTCCTTGCGTTGCTCGCGCTTGACGCCCTGCTACTGTGCGCCCTGTGCGTGGCCTACGTGATTGCAGTTGTATCTGGATCCACTTCGGGATTCAAGAAG AGCGCCTTCGGAGCAATCACAGGGGAGTCAGCTGCACACTTGTTTAGGCTTCTGCGCCCCGCGGTGCTTGGATTTGTCGTGGAGTTGGCCTTCATCCTGCTAGCGCTCGCTGGTCTTCTGGTAGAGATGATGTCGCCACATGTGAAGGGATCGATATCTCTGGGGGAAATGGTCGGTTCTGTAATCGAGGATGTGGGGATATTTGGTATGCACGCGACAGTTTGCTTTCTTATCATCCCAGCTCTCGTTCTTAGTCTTTGGAGGGAGTGCTAG